One Callithrix jacchus isolate 240 chromosome 4, calJac240_pri, whole genome shotgun sequence genomic window, CTAGGCTAGGCCTCTGTTATGGATTGGATTGGGTCCctaaaaaaattcatgttttaagTACTAATCCACAATGTGACTGTATAACGAGATAGGGCCctaagaggtaattaaggttaaatgaggtcataaagaAGGGAGAGGTACTCTAATCAGATAAGACTGATAGCCACCCATGAGCCAGGTCTCTCTAGAAACCAACCCTACCTGCACCTTGATCTTGTACTTTtggctccagaactgtgggaaaatacACTTCTGTTGAAGCCACTCAGTGTGTGGCATCTTGTTATGGTAGGGTGAGGTGACTAATATGGTCTTTCAGCTCTAGCATAAgggatttccttcatttttcccaacacagcatttacatttttcttcctccttttggaTTATGAGGGCTATTTTTGCACCATGTATTTCTAGCATAGATTCCATGGCTTCCGGCACAATGCATGGCACATGAAATCAGTATTTGatgtataaaattaatttcaactcCAAattgggagaggaagaggaagaggtgaGATGAGAAAAGTGCTGTGGAAGAAAAATGGCCCACGTAAAAGCAATGGGGGTGATTTTCACCCTAAGTACCAAAAGCCCAAATGACTTATCTGATATTAATGATCTTTTTTGTTCTATACAATCAGCATTGTTTACCTATTTTCTACCTGTACTATAAAATTCAATTGCATTATACTGCTGGCATTTGAAAGCTGTCCCACTGATTGCTTTATCTGtttctgtccccacccagatTGCAACTGCTTTGTCGTCAGGGAGCTTTTAAGTTATACTCCATCTTCATACCTACCCCAATACTAGACATGGTAGGTATTCAGTGAAGTCGTTAATCTAATGACAAATGTGTGAATTTTAGTAGTTTCTCTTTGATCCAAAGGAATAGGCTTATATTTCCTTGTCTTTCAACGGAGAGCCAAGAACTCTTCAGAAATCCTTGTCATGGGTTCCAGGACAACTCTTTCCTCTTAAAAGGACAAAAGGAAACACTATCTATTTGGAGGATATCCAAAAAGCCACCTTAGCAACTTCATGTTTTTTCAATGCTATGATGGTGACTTTTGCCAATGCTACTTGGTACTCAGTGTCCAGAGTAAACTAGAACACGGTATTGacctccaggctggtctctttaCACAGTACTTATTTCCAAGGACTCCACTGGGTGCCTGACAGGCATCTGAGAAGTGCTAAAGGACTACCTCCAAAAGATCACCTTCTAGTAAGAATTTAGAACCAAactgttttttttgaaacggagtctcgctctgtcggcaggctggagagcaatggcacgatcacagctcactacaacctccgcctcctgggttcaagcaattctcctgcctcagctgggattacaggcatgtgccaccacactcagctaattttgtatttttagtagagacggggtttcaccatgttggccaggatggtcttgatctcctgaccttgtgatctgcctgcctcagcctcccaaagtgttgggattacaggtgtgagccactgcacccggccagaaccAAATAGTTTTTTAATGGTATTTCTTCATAGGTATTTAGTAAACAAATGTTTTTAGACCTATATTATGATAAAAAGCTGCTGCTAAATATTTATACATGTTTAAAAACATcattaaattaaaacacaaaaacgtCAAAAGTCTAAAAGTTTATTGCCAGAATAGCAAACTTTATAAAGACAGCTTTTTAAAGTACATCAAAATGAcaagcaaaataaacagaaaactttgaccaaagaaaagcaaagattgTTGCTGTCATGCACATACAGTCAAATTAATACCAAagcaaataagtatatgaaagagcatatgggtTATACAATCCACACTCTAAAACTAAAGGAGACTCATTCCAAAATGCTTGGGTTTTGGTTGCGGGTTTGAGAGGGGGGCTGGTGCTGGGAGGGTAATTATCTCCTAatacagaaaatggaaacatttagaTGAGAAGCAGAATGACTAAAATATCAGTGATCCATTTATCTCCAAGAATAGAAAACTATTATAGGCTTCCAAAGTTAaagaactgattttaaaaaatcaaaacacagagaagaaacaaattctAAGTTCAATTTGTGCTGTTGTTACAACTGATTGGCACTTCAGACGCACTGCATCCACATGTACTATCTATTTAAGATGAGCTAAGAAGATAAAAAGCCAGAAGAGCCTTTACTATTTGATTTCAACGACGGCTATGTTTTCTGTAAGCATAGAACATCCTACCACTCTACTGCAAGCAccgggattttcttttttattatttaataaagtggaaattaatataaatgaaacCAAGGTATAGCAACCACTCCCACCTGACTACTAGTGCCCAATAGAGCTACTGCTAAATGAGTAGGAGTAAGAGTAGGAAGAATTCCCTGTGGCGTCAAAGCTTCCTCTCCGGGACCCACTGCGGGACCCGGAGCGAGATCCAGAGCGAGATCCCGAGCGGGAGCCGGAGCGGGAGCCCGGAGCCGAAGACATGTTGTAAGGGCTGGGTAAGCCCTTGGATGACACTGAGGCGGCTTCCAGAAGGCGCAGCCCAGTGATGTCTTCTACCATGGAGCGATTTATGGCATCCttataagatatttttaatttggttttggGGCAGGTCAGGATTTTGGCATAGCTGTTGGTGTCTTGCAGCCTCTGGGCGGCGCGGCCATCGATGAACCCCTTCCGGATGGCTTCTTCTGTGCTTATCCTCCCATGCACTTCCGGGTCAACAAGGCCTCCCGTGAGGTACTGGAACTCCAGGAAGCGCTGGCCAGCCTCGTACGGGAGCCATTTTTCTTTCACTGCCTCCGCTGCTGAcatcttcttctttcccttcacACCCTCGAAGCCTATGTAGGCTTTCTGAGCAGGCTTCAGCCTGGTGGCCATGTCTTGGTCAATCACACCCTGGGAGACTGCGTCCTGAAGTGACAGCTTCTGGCCTGTGGTTGGGTTGATGATGCCACCTGTGCAGGCCTGAGCCTCCAGAAGCCTCTGACCGGTGATGCTGTCCACTATGCCCCGCTCTATACCTTCTGTAATGGAGATTTTCTCCAGGTTTTCTGTGTCAAAGATGGCTGCAATGGGGCTTGATTCTTCCAGGGGGTCTGAAAAAGAGCTGCTCCTTATGGTTAAATTCCTGACATTGGATATGGTGGAAAGCTTACTTACTGACTCGTGTCGGGAGCTGCTAAAAACATCATCGCTGACACCACTGCCCATGCTGCCGCCAACACCATTTTTCAAGGAGATCATGTCAGCAAATTGAGTGAGACTGAGGCTGCCCGATCGGTACTGATCAAAGAACTTCCTGTCAACAAGGCCCTTGTCAATAGCGTCTTGAATATCATACTGACTGCCTGTCTTTCTGTCTACCAGGACCACCCTGGTGGAGCCATCTGATCCTGTGATGGTTATTTCTTCCCACTCACATTCCTGCTCACACAGTTCTTTGAAGGTTTCATAATCAATTAGGCCCTTCTTGTAGGCctcttgaacagacatttctttatTGGTTTCTGGGTCAACTATGACCACTCTACGCTTTCTGAGGGTATTCTTTTGTGATGTCTGCAcctgtctcttcttttctttcagaggCAGAAGACAGAGCCCTGTTTCTTCATCCTTAATGCATCTTTCTTTTAGTTGGAGATAGGTAAGATTTTCTTCAGTGTTGGGGTCAAAAAATCCTTTGGTATCATCACTTGGATCCGAGAGAATCTCACTTAGTTCCTCATTGAAATAGCCCCTCTTATATGCTATGTTAACTGGTAAACGATGGCTCTCCTTTGGGTCAATGATCCCACCGGTTGCGATCTGTGCTTCTAATAAGCGAATACCATGGCCCTTTTCGATAAGTTCCTTATTCATGGCTTGGAACAAAGAGATGATGTTTCCTGTTTCAGGATCATTATACCCAGTGACAGCTCGTTCCGCAGACAGGAGCTTCTCTTTGAACTCAATGCCCACCAGACCTCTTTTGTAGGCTTCCTCCACGGGTAACCTCAAGTTGCTAACAGGATCCACTATAAAGCCAGTAGCTGCTTGGGCTTCCAACAACTCTAGAGCAGTACCAGGTCGGACTAAGCCAATTTTCATGGCCTCATAAATGCCGAGCTTCTGTTTTGTGGTCTCATTGTATATGCCTGCTATgcagcttgaaccctggaggaagTCCTTAATTCTCTCACCAACCTCATCATAAGAAATCTGACCAGATTCCAGTTCATTGACAGTGGACGGTCTCAATATACCAGAATCTACTAGCTCGGTGACAGTCACAGGTTGTCTGATTCCTTGGAAGGACATGCTTCTCTTCTGTACTGAGAGCAAGAGAAGACCAGTATGTGGTTCGATTCTGCACCGTTCCTTCAGCTGCACATAACTGACCTTCTTTTTGGTGACCGGATCCACGAAGTTTTTCTGACTATCTCGGGGATCATTCAGGGATCGATACAAATCTCTATCAATCAGCCCTCGGGCCAAAGCAACGTCTTTTGGCAAAAAGACACTGTTCACAGGGTCTACTACACCCCCTGAAGCAATCTGGGCTTCCAGTAGGCGCATACCAGTTTCTCTATCAATCAAATTTTTCTTGATGGCTTCTGAAACAGATACTGTCTTGCCTGAAAATGGATCGTCAAAACCAGTGATAGCTTTTTCTGCTGTATATATCTGCTGGCGGTCATCGAAGTCAATGAGGTCCCGAGCTATGGCACTGTCAACAGTCAGCTTCTCATTCCGATGAGGATCAATTATACCACCTGTAGCTGCCTGGGCCTCCAGAAGCATGACTGTGGATTCTGCACtgattaatttctttctcttagcCTCTACCAAGGAGTATTTTTCCTTAGGAGAAGCAGATGCTCCAGCAATAGCTCCTGCACCCCGAAGGAAAGGCTGGATTTCAGAAGCAACTTCTTCCACTGACTTCTTCCCCTTCAATAGTTTGTCCAAAGTTGTTTTGTCAATCAGTTGACACTCATAGAGCTGCATCGCCGTCACCTTCTTCCTCAGCCCATCAAACACCAGCTTGGAGGTGTCAACAGTCCACTCACATTCAGTCTGGGTCTCCCGATGGGACCCATATGGGCGCTGTCTGAGTTTATCAATCTCCCTCTGATATCGGGAACGTTCTGTTTCCAACTGTGACTGTGTCTCCCGGGTAGAATCCTCCAGCTTACGCCTGCACCTCTCTTCAATCCTCTTGATCTCTGCTTGGAGTCTTTCAATCTCACTCCTAAGactgttcttttctctctcactcttttctctttctgattcTATCTTCCTAATAGCCTCCTCCTTGCGGGAATACTGAGTCTTCCACTGATTCAGGTCATTCTGAATCTGCTGTTTCTCACACTCCAGGCGCTGTTTCACCCTGGTTTCTGCCTCTAGAGTTGCTTTTGCACGATTCAGCTCatcctccagcctctgcagccttgccttgtcttgctccaGGACTTTGATTTTCACCAGAAGGCTCTCTCTTTCCTGCACCACCTGAGTGCACTGAGTCTTCGATTCCTGAATCCTATTAGATGCCTagaattgaaaaagaaagaaatggggaaaaaataattttttgaatcatcacaacttcttttcttatatctatcttaaaaaaaaaaaaagccttccttacttttctttctatattttcccTGGATACACTGTGAGCTTGTCATTTCACACATTTGTGGGAAAAGTTCTGTAGACATATGGTGCCCCTTTGATAAATGGCTTCatacttacaatttttttctaaagaaggaACTATAAGTTGTAGACCTGTCTTATGCCTAACAATAATTATGCTTTGAAAAAATGTGGGGAGTTCTGCTCCAGGTTATCATACCTGCTCCACCTACATCTCACCTGTTACAGCTAGACAAAGATACTTAATGAAGCAATACAAATATATGAAGAgacacatacaaaatatataaattatatatgatataatatatatatatatatatacacacacacacacctcaaccCAGCCACACACAAATATTGTCTGTAGAAGTTAAATGTATTAGAAGTTaatgaagttattttaaattaagaattagaagaaaaggcaaataaaaggAAACGCACTAGGGCCATGATCAAAAGCAAACACAGAATACTGCATGCAGAAAACTCATCTACGccagcaaaagaaaaagtgatttaaaaattgcTTAGAGAAGCACTTAAGTATGGcttctatttaataaaaatttcattacAAATGTATGCCACAGCTATCTCCTAAGAAGCAGAATGGCACATTCAGAGGAAGTGCTCTTCGATGTTATACATGTATCAGGGTTCTTAAAAGCAGGGCCAAACACAGGCTACCCAGTGATCAGCATTTGAGGCAAtgacattattttaaagcagTTATCTGGATTATGACAAGAAGTAGTagagcaacaaaaagaaaaagtctttctATAAGCCTCTATCTAAGCAGCAAGAGCACAGTTCAGATTAGATGATAATGGAATGAATAGTTTGAGAAACAGTGAAGCTGTGATCAAATATTTGTGAATACCTCTAAAGCCTGCTTTTGGAATTTCTCAATTTCCTGTCTCaaattttccctctctctctgtaaATCATTAATCAGCCCCTGCAGTTCCAGGGTTCGGTTGTTGCTGATCTGCAGCTGGCTCCTTAGTTCGGAGATGGTTGCATTTTTATCACTGTCTGCTTCGCTTCGTCCCCTCCTCAGGTcatcgtactccagcctcagGTTCCGCAGTTCTTCTTCCAACATCAAGTGCTCCTTGGTCAGGTTCTCTGTGAGAGACTGCAGCCTCTCAAtttctattttgctttcatttaagCTTCTGCTTTTATCTTCTAGCGCCTTCTGGAAATGCTCGTTCCTCAAGTGAGCCTGTTTGACACTTTCCTGTTCCTGGAGTAACTGTCGCCTCAGGGCCTCGACCTCAGAGGAGAGCCTCCTTAGCTCTTCCTGGGTCCTCTGCTTTTCCCTCAGGTGGCCATCCAGCACGTCCCTCTGCTGTCGGAGGTCATCCTCACTCCTCTTCTTCACAATGGACGCCTGCTCCAGCTGCTGGGTCAGGTTGGTGATTTTGATGGCTTGCTCCTTCAGCGACCTCCTCATGCCTTCCAGCTCTTCCTCCAGCTTCTTCCTCTTGCAGGAGTCTTCTGATGCCGTCCTCTTCAGCCTATTCAGTTCCTCTTCTACCTTCTGCTTCTGCAACTGCAGCTCTTTCAGAGAGCTCTGGAATCGTGTGATATCCTGGTCCTTCACAGTCCTCTCCTGGGAAACCCTTTCATAGTCAATTCTCAGGCGTGTCAGTTCTTGCTCCTGAACCTTCAGTTTGTTTGTTGTCTCCAGCACACTACTGTTTGCTTTCTGCAGATCATACTGGACTCTTTGTAATCTTGCATTTTCATCTTCCAGGCATTTCCgctcatttgtttctttgtcGATCAGTTGTTTTAACCTTTCTATCTCCTTGTTTTTATCCTGGATGGTTTTGGCAGCATCATCAAGAGACTGCTTGTATCTTAGGCTCTCCTCTGTTCGCATCTGAGTGACCTGTCTCAGCTCAACCTCCAGCTGCTGTTTCCTCTGAGACACCTCAGAGCCAGTGGCCTTATGCTGCTGGACGTCTTCTTCCACCCTCCTGAGATTCTCTGTGGTCTGAGCTAGAGTGTTCTTCAGCCTCTTTACTTCTTCAGATAAGCTCCTGTTTTCTCGGGTGAGACTGTCTATCTGAGCCCGGTAGCCACTGGTATCCTCTTCCTTCTGCATGGTGAGCTGGTGGATGGTGGTCTTGGTGATGTTGATCTCGGTCTCGAACTGATTTTTTAAGCTAATGATCTCCTCATCGTAATTATTTCTTACCTTACTCAGTTCATTTTCGTATTCCCAGCGGCGCTTGGCCTCCTCCTGAAACTCAGCTTTGAGTCTCTCGATCTCCTTATTTTTGTCCTGAATGGTCTTGGCAGCCTCCTCCAGGGACTGCTTGTGGCGTGCATTGTCCTCAGAACGCTGCTGCATGACCTGCTTCAGCTCTATCTCCAGATGCTGCTTCTTCTGCATGATCTCAGAGCCACAGGCTTTTTGCTGAAGGGCATTTTCTTCAGCTCGCCTTCGCTGCTCAGTGGCCTGCAAGATGCTGTCATTGAGCCTGACAATTTCATCCTTCAGATCTCGATTTTCCCTTGAGAGTCTATCAAGCTGGTTTCTAAGATTTTTGGAATCATCCTCTTTTTGCATGGATATCTCCTTGATGGTGGTCTTCGTAATGTTAATCTCTGTTTCATACTTGTTCCTTAAATTACTCATTTCCTCATTATAGTGGTTTCTTACCTTTGCCAGCTCATTTTCATATTCTCTCTTCCGGGCACCTTCCTCCTGCAGAAGAACCCTCAACCTTTCAATCTCGTACTCCTTCTCCTTGATGGCTTTCTCTGACTCTAATTTCTGCCAACCAAGGTTCTCCTTTTCACATTGCCTTGCTTTCTGCAGTTGGTCATAGTCATTCTTCTGCTGGTCAAATCTGTCTTCCAcagattttcttcttctcttttcgtCTTCAATCTCATAAGTCAGTCGGGTAATCTTCTCATTGAGTTCTTTTATTTGGCCATAGCACTTGTCTAGATTTTGCTTAGCCGACTTCCCATCCAGCTCAGCCTGTCTCTTCAGCTCCTCCAGGCTTGTAAGCTTGGCTTTGAACTGGGAACACTCTGCCTGGTATTTCTGCAGGTTCTGATCCAGGAATTTGTTCTTATTACAGTTTTCCGAGTTGGCATCTCGGGCCAGTCTGAGTTCCTCTTCTAAAACTTCAATCTTGGTATTTTTCAGCTGTGGAAGTGAAATCAGAAATtatgtcaaaagaaaaacaccttGCATTCCAAGAAAGAAGCAGTACTTTTTACCTCCCAGACCAATGTGCATTCTCATTTCTCTttacacacacggacacacatgtAAAGAGTGATCCAAGGCAAGAACTACTAAGGAAAAATTCAAGAAATCTGGATTCTCATCATTATTCTTCTACCAGCTGCTCATATGATCTTAACAAATGACATATTATCTTTGAGTCTGAgcttcctcaactgtaaaatgaggtAATTTCTTTCAAGATCAAAAGCTTATGATTTCATCAATTATGTTCCCTTTATTTCAAGTTTACATTAAGTTTACAAATACACTCAATTTAAGTATTATAAAAAAGGGAACAATCACTCaacataa contains:
- the DSP gene encoding desmoplakin isoform X2, which produces MSCNGGSHPRINTLGRLTRAESGPDLRYEVTCGGGGGGGTSRMYYSRRGVITDQNPDGYCQTGTMSRHQNQNTIQELLQNCSDCLMRAELIVQPELKYGDGIQLTRSRELDEYFAQANDQMEITDSLIREMRQMGQPCDAYQKRLLQLQEQMRALYKAISVPRVRRASSKGGGGYTCQSGSGWDEFTKHVTSECLGWMRQQRAEMDMVAWGVDLASVEQHINSHRSIHNAIGDYRWQLDKIKADLREKSAIYQLEEEYENLLKASFERMDHLRQLQNIIQATSREIMWINDCEEEELLYDWSDRNTNIAQKQEAFSIRMSQLEVKEKELNKLKQESDQLVLNQHPASDKIEAYMDTLQTQWSWILQITKCIDVHLKENAAYFQFFEEAQSTEAYLKGLQDSIRKKYPCDKNMPLQHLLEQIKELEKEREKILEYKRQVQNLVNKSKKIVQLKPRNPDYRSNKPIILRALCDYKQDQKIVHKGDECILKDNNERSKWYVTGPGGVDMLVPSVGLIIPPPNPLAVDLSCKIEQYYEAILALWNQLYINMKSLVSWHYCMIDIEKIRAMTIAKLKTMRQEDYMKTIADLELHYQEFIRNSQGSEMFGDDDKRKMQSQFTDAQKHYQTLVIQLPGHPHHQTVTTTEITHVGTCQDVNHNKVIETNRENDKQETWMLMELQKIRRQIEHCEGRMTLKNLPLADQGSSHHITVKINELKSVQNDSQAIAEVLNQLKDMLANFRGSEKYCYLQNEVFGLFQKLENINGVTDGYLNSLCTVRALLQAILQTEDMLKVYEARLTEEETVCLDLDKVEAYRCGLKKIKNDLNLKKSLLATMKTELQKAQQIHSQTSQQYPLYDLDLGKFSEKVTQLTDRWQRIDKQIDFRLWDLEKQIKQLRNYRDNYQAFCKWLYDAKRRQDSLESMKFGDSNTVMRFLNEQKNLHSEISGKRDKSEEVQKIAELCANSIKDYELQLASYTSGLETLLNIPIKRTMVQSPSGVILQEAADVHARYIELLTRSGDYYRFLSEMLKSLEDLKLKNTKIEVLEEELRLARDANSENCNKNKFLDQNLQKYQAECSQFKAKLTSLEELKRQAELDGKSAKQNLDKCYGQIKELNEKITRLTYEIEDEKRRRKSVEDRFDQQKNDYDQLQKARQCEKENLGWQKLESEKAIKEKEYEIERLRVLLQEEGARKREYENELAKASNRIQESKTQCTQVVQERESLLVKIKVLEQDKARLQRLEDELNRAKATLEAETRVKQRLECEKQQIQNDLNQWKTQYSRKEEAIRKIESEREKSEREKNSLRSEIERLQAEIKRIEERCRRKLEDSTRETQSQLETERSRYQREIDKLRQRPYGSHRETQTECEWTVDTSKLVFDGLRKKVTAMQLYECQLIDKTTLDKLLKGKKSVEEVASEIQPFLRGAGAIAGASASPKEKYSLVEAKRKKLISAESTVMLLEAQAATGGIIDPHRNEKLTVDSAIARDLIDFDDRQQIYTAEKAITGFDDPFSGKTVSVSEAIKKNLIDRETGMRLLEAQIASGGVVDPVNSVFLPKDVALARGLIDRDLYRSLNDPRDSQKNFVDPVTKKKVSYVQLKERCRIEPHTGLLLLSVQKRSMSFQGIRQPVTVTELVDSGILRPSTVNELESGQISYDEVGERIKDFLQGSSCIAGIYNETTKQKLGIYEAMKIGLVRPGTALELLEAQAATGFIVDPVSNLRLPVEEAYKRGLVGIEFKEKLLSAERAVTGYNDPETGNIISLFQAMNKELIEKGHGIRLLEAQIATGGIIDPKESHRLPVNIAYKRGYFNEELSEILSDPSDDTKGFFDPNTEENLTYLQLKERCIKDEETGLCLLPLKEKKRQVQTSQKNTLRKRRVVIVDPETNKEMSVQEAYKKGLIDYETFKELCEQECEWEEITITGSDGSTRVVLVDRKTGSQYDIQDAIDKGLVDRKFFDQYRSGSLSLTQFADMISLKNGVGGSMGSGVSDDVFSSSRHESVSKLSTISNVRNLTIRSSSFSDPLEESSPIAAIFDTENLEKISITEGIERGIVDSITGQRLLEAQACTGGIINPTTGQKLSLQDAVSQGVIDQDMATRLKPAQKAYIGFEGVKGKKKMSAAEAVKEKWLPYEAGQRFLEFQYLTGGLVDPEVHGRISTEEAIRKGFIDGRAAQRLQDTNSYAKILTCPKTKLKISYKDAINRSMVEDITGLRLLEAASVSSKGLPSPYNMSSAPGSRSGSRSGSRSGSRSGSRSGSRRGSFDATGNSSYSYSYSFSSSSIGH
- the DSP gene encoding desmoplakin isoform X1; this encodes MSCNGGSHPRINTLGRLTRAESGPDLRYEVTCGGGGGGGTSRMYYSRRGVITDQNPDGYCQTGTMSRHQNQNTIQELLQNCSDCLMRAELIVQPELKYGDGIQLTRSRELDEYFAQANDQMEITDSLIREMRQMGQPCDAYQKRLLQLQEQMRALYKAISVPRVRRASSKGGGGYTCQSGSGWDEFTKHVTSECLGWMRQQRAEMDMVAWGVDLASVEQHINSHRSIHNAIGDYRWQLDKIKADLREKSAIYQLEEEYENLLKASFERMDHLRQLQNIIQATSREIMWINDCEEEELLYDWSDRNTNIAQKQEAFSIRMSQLEVKEKELNKLKQESDQLVLNQHPASDKIEAYMDTLQTQWSWILQITKCIDVHLKENAAYFQFFEEAQSTEAYLKGLQDSIRKKYPCDKNMPLQHLLEQIKELEKEREKILEYKRQVQNLVNKSKKIVQLKPRNPDYRSNKPIILRALCDYKQDQKIVHKGDECILKDNNERSKWYVTGPGGVDMLVPSVGLIIPPPNPLAVDLSCKIEQYYEAILALWNQLYINMKSLVSWHYCMIDIEKIRAMTIAKLKTMRQEDYMKTIADLELHYQEFIRNSQGSEMFGDDDKRKMQSQFTDAQKHYQTLVIQLPGHPHHQTVTTTEITHVGTCQDVNHNKVIETNRENDKQETWMLMELQKIRRQIEHCEGRMTLKNLPLADQGSSHHITVKINELKSVQNDSQAIAEVLNQLKDMLANFRGSEKYCYLQNEVFGLFQKLENINGVTDGYLNSLCTVRALLQAILQTEDMLKVYEARLTEEETVCLDLDKVEAYRCGLKKIKNDLNLKKSLLATMKTELQKAQQIHSQTSQQYPLYDLDLGKFSEKVTQLTDRWQRIDKQIDFRLWDLEKQIKQLRNYRDNYQAFCKWLYDAKRRQDSLESMKFGDSNTVMRFLNEQKNLHSEISGKRDKSEEVQKIAELCANSIKDYELQLASYTSGLETLLNIPIKRTMVQSPSGVILQEAADVHARYIELLTRSGDYYRFLSEMLKSLEDLKLKNTKIEVLEEELRLARDANSENCNKNKFLDQNLQKYQAECSQFKAKLTSLEELKRQAELDGKSAKQNLDKCYGQIKELNEKITRLTYEIEDEKRRRKSVEDRFDQQKNDYDQLQKARQCEKENLGWQKLESEKAIKEKEYEIERLRVLLQEEGARKREYENELAKVRNHYNEEMSNLRNKYETEINITKTTIKEISMQKEDDSKNLRNQLDRLSRENRDLKDEIVRLNDSILQATEQRRRAEENALQQKACGSEIMQKKQHLEIELKQVMQQRSEDNARHKQSLEEAAKTIQDKNKEIERLKAEFQEEAKRRWEYENELSKVRNNYDEEIISLKNQFETEINITKTTIHQLTMQKEEDTSGYRAQIDSLTRENRSLSEEVKRLKNTLAQTTENLRRVEEDVQQHKATGSEVSQRKQQLEVELRQVTQMRTEESLRYKQSLDDAAKTIQDKNKEIERLKQLIDKETNERKCLEDENARLQRVQYDLQKANSSVLETTNKLKVQEQELTRLRIDYERVSQERTVKDQDITRFQSSLKELQLQKQKVEEELNRLKRTASEDSCKRKKLEEELEGMRRSLKEQAIKITNLTQQLEQASIVKKRSEDDLRQQRDVLDGHLREKQRTQEELRRLSSEVEALRRQLLQEQESVKQAHLRNEHFQKALEDKSRSLNESKIEIERLQSLTENLTKEHLMLEEELRNLRLEYDDLRRGRSEADSDKNATISELRSQLQISNNRTLELQGLINDLQRERENLRQEIEKFQKQALEASNRIQESKTQCTQVVQERESLLVKIKVLEQDKARLQRLEDELNRAKATLEAETRVKQRLECEKQQIQNDLNQWKTQYSRKEEAIRKIESEREKSEREKNSLRSEIERLQAEIKRIEERCRRKLEDSTRETQSQLETERSRYQREIDKLRQRPYGSHRETQTECEWTVDTSKLVFDGLRKKVTAMQLYECQLIDKTTLDKLLKGKKSVEEVASEIQPFLRGAGAIAGASASPKEKYSLVEAKRKKLISAESTVMLLEAQAATGGIIDPHRNEKLTVDSAIARDLIDFDDRQQIYTAEKAITGFDDPFSGKTVSVSEAIKKNLIDRETGMRLLEAQIASGGVVDPVNSVFLPKDVALARGLIDRDLYRSLNDPRDSQKNFVDPVTKKKVSYVQLKERCRIEPHTGLLLLSVQKRSMSFQGIRQPVTVTELVDSGILRPSTVNELESGQISYDEVGERIKDFLQGSSCIAGIYNETTKQKLGIYEAMKIGLVRPGTALELLEAQAATGFIVDPVSNLRLPVEEAYKRGLVGIEFKEKLLSAERAVTGYNDPETGNIISLFQAMNKELIEKGHGIRLLEAQIATGGIIDPKESHRLPVNIAYKRGYFNEELSEILSDPSDDTKGFFDPNTEENLTYLQLKERCIKDEETGLCLLPLKEKKRQVQTSQKNTLRKRRVVIVDPETNKEMSVQEAYKKGLIDYETFKELCEQECEWEEITITGSDGSTRVVLVDRKTGSQYDIQDAIDKGLVDRKFFDQYRSGSLSLTQFADMISLKNGVGGSMGSGVSDDVFSSSRHESVSKLSTISNVRNLTIRSSSFSDPLEESSPIAAIFDTENLEKISITEGIERGIVDSITGQRLLEAQACTGGIINPTTGQKLSLQDAVSQGVIDQDMATRLKPAQKAYIGFEGVKGKKKMSAAEAVKEKWLPYEAGQRFLEFQYLTGGLVDPEVHGRISTEEAIRKGFIDGRAAQRLQDTNSYAKILTCPKTKLKISYKDAINRSMVEDITGLRLLEAASVSSKGLPSPYNMSSAPGSRSGSRSGSRSGSRSGSRSGSRRGSFDATGNSSYSYSYSFSSSSIGH